A genomic region of Arachis hypogaea cultivar Tifrunner chromosome 5, arahy.Tifrunner.gnm2.J5K5, whole genome shotgun sequence contains the following coding sequences:
- the LOC112803339 gene encoding uncharacterized protein encodes MAQSKHIDKVLDRHSDETIANNRLRLKTSINAIRWLAFQACAFRGDDESPGSLNRGNFIELIKFLTSCNQNVNNVVLENAPGNAQYISPSVQKDILHIFARKVRATIREEIGDSKFCIIIDEARDESKREQMSVVLRFVDKHGCVQERFFDLIHVSDTCSLTLKTEISSVLSRHNLDVQNLRGQGYDGASNMRGEWNGLQALFLKDCPFAYYIHCLAHRLQLVLVSAAKEVCYVHQFFSKLTLIVNVVTVSPKRHDHLRVAQANNVVNLIANDQIVTGSGLNQIDTLQRVGDTRWGSHLNSVRSLLCIFDATCEVLEKSTEEGNFSTRGDASAAYDAITSFEFVFVLHLMRNILEVSHDLCQALQRKIQDILNALTLVSTTKALIQRMRESS; translated from the coding sequence ATGGCTCAATCTAAGCATATAGACAAAGTTCTTGATAGGCATAGTGATGAAACTATTGCAAATAACCGTTTAAGATTGAAGACATCTATTAATGCTATTCGATGGCTTGCATTTCAAGCATGTGCATTTAGAGGCGATGATGAAAGTCCTGGATCTTTGAATAGGGgaaattttattgagttaattaagtttttaacttCCTGTAATCAGAATGTTAATAATGTTGTTCTTGAAAATGCTCCTGGAAATGCTCAATATATATCTCCCAGTGTTCAGAAAGATATATTGCATATCTTTGCTAGAAAAGTGCGTGCAACAATTCGAGAAGAAATTGGTGattctaaattttgtataattattgatGAAGCAAGAGATGAGTCAAAGCGAGAACAAATGTCTGTGGTTTTGAGATTTGTAGACAAGCACGGTTGTGTTCAAGAAAGATTTTTTGATCTTATACATGTTTCTGATACATGTTCTTTGACATTGAAAACAGAAATTTCATCAGTTCTTTCTCGTCATAATCTTGATGTCCAAAATCTTAGGGGACAAGGGTACGATGGAGCTAGTAATATGCGCGGTGAatggaatggattgcaagctctaTTTCTGAAAGATTGTCCTTTTGCTTATTACATTCATTGTCTTGCTCATCGATTACAATTAGTACTTGTTTCTGCAGCCAAAGAAGTTTGTTATGTTcatcaattcttttcaaaacttacactAATTGTGAATGTTGTGACTGTTTCTCCTAAACGTCATGATCATTTAAGGGTTGCTCAAGCAAATAATGTTGTAAACTTAATTGCCAATGATCAAATTGTGACAGGTAGTGGACTTAATCAAATTGATACTTTGCAAAGAGTTGGAGATACTAGATGGGGGTCTCATTTGAATTCTGTACGTAGCTTGTTATGCATATTTGATGCTACTTGTGAAGTTCTTGAAAAAAGCACCGAAGAAGGTAATTTCTCCACTCGTGGTGATGCTAGTGCTGCTTATGATGCTATTACATCCTTTGAATTTGTCTTTGTTTTGCATTTGATGAGAAATATTTTGGAAGTTAGTCATGATCTTTGTCAAGCTTTGCAACGAAAAATTCAAGACATATTGAATGCTTTAACTCTAGTTTCTACTACCAAGGCTTTAATCCAAAGAATGAGAGAATCAAGTTAG
- the LOC112801011 gene encoding protein COFACTOR ASSEMBLY OF COMPLEX C SUBUNIT B CCB4, chloroplastic isoform X1 yields the protein MEAGTAVTVPTHIPIPFSKRTTKSEKTPFLSFPLPAFQTRFRTLNLSSPRSSSSSSSADSYKGPKPKRDFLADWVSKNDDVVRTLPIYVGAASLFTVLLNRALSGIAPIADAGSSQSRADLLTLGLAVTNILTGLVWLSIRPKSIMPVDPEGVECKSVCTGLPEVAVNELLWAWESLSDVTCCQSLIIVYESICVLQIGVAAESLLGNGEAVSVDANKLMQGSIYQGVMKSGAQSYLANLSLYPGRSELPFLPSNTQAVILQPLAEKGIAIIGGDTIRGFTSSDQAWITFIGDKLDSTLAKYVKHLPVS from the exons ATGGAAGCGGGAACTGCTGTCACTGTTCCCACTCACATTCCCATTCCCTTTTCCAAACGAACCACAAAATCAGAGAAAACACCATTCCTTTCTTTTCCTCTCCCAGCCTTCCAAACGCGCTTCCGCACCTTAAACCTTTCATCTCCTCGTTCTTCTTCGTCGTCTTCTTCAGCTGACAGTTACAAAGGACCGAAGCCAAAACGCGACTTCCTTGCCGACTGGGTATCCAAAAACGACGACGTCGTTCGCACCCTCCCTATATACGTTGGTGCTGCCTCCCTCTTCACCGTCCTCCTCAATCGCGCCCTCTCCGGCATTGCTCCCATCGCCGATGCCGGCAG TTCACAATCCAGAGCTGACCTCTTGACCTTAGGGTTAGCCGTCACCAATATTTTGACAGGCCTAGTGTGGCTTTCTATAAGACCCAAATCTAtaatgcca GTAGACCCTGAAGGAGTTGAATGCAAGAGTGTGTGCACTGGTCTACCAGAGGTTGCAGTCAACGAGTTGCTCTG GGCGTGGGAGTCTCTATCAGACGTCACGTGTTGTCAATCCCTCATTATTGTTTATGAGAGCATTTGTGTACTTCAAATTGGTGTTGCAGCAGAATCTTTGCTTGGAAATGGTGAGGCTGTCAGCGTTGACGCCAATAAATTGATGCAAGGATCAATATATCAGGGTGTTATGAAATCTGGAGCTC AAAGTTACTTGGCTAACCTATCTCTTTATCCTGGGAGATCCGAGCTGCCATTTCTGCCTTCAAATACTCAG GCAGTAATTTTACAACCACTTGCCGAAAAAGGAATTGCTATTATTGGCGGGGATACAATACGAGGTTTCACTTCTTCTGATCAG GCGTGGATTACTTTTATCGGAGACAAACTGGATTCTACCCTTGCAAAGTATGTAAAACATCTCCCTGTGAGTTAA
- the LOC112801011 gene encoding protein COFACTOR ASSEMBLY OF COMPLEX C SUBUNIT B CCB4, chloroplastic isoform X2, translated as MEAGTAVTVPTHIPIPFSKRTTKSEKTPFLSFPLPAFQTRFRTLNLSSPRSSSSSSSADSYKGPKPKRDFLADWVSKNDDVVRTLPIYVGAASLFTVLLNRALSGIAPIADAGSSQSRADLLTLGLAVTNILTGLVWLSIRPKSIMPVDPEGVECKSVCTGLPEVAVNELLWAWESLSDVTCCQSLIIVYESICVLQIGVAAESLLGNGEAVSVDANKLMQGSIYQGVMKSGAQSYLANLSLYPGRSELPFLPSNTQVWFPISSSAYQLYQNW; from the exons ATGGAAGCGGGAACTGCTGTCACTGTTCCCACTCACATTCCCATTCCCTTTTCCAAACGAACCACAAAATCAGAGAAAACACCATTCCTTTCTTTTCCTCTCCCAGCCTTCCAAACGCGCTTCCGCACCTTAAACCTTTCATCTCCTCGTTCTTCTTCGTCGTCTTCTTCAGCTGACAGTTACAAAGGACCGAAGCCAAAACGCGACTTCCTTGCCGACTGGGTATCCAAAAACGACGACGTCGTTCGCACCCTCCCTATATACGTTGGTGCTGCCTCCCTCTTCACCGTCCTCCTCAATCGCGCCCTCTCCGGCATTGCTCCCATCGCCGATGCCGGCAG TTCACAATCCAGAGCTGACCTCTTGACCTTAGGGTTAGCCGTCACCAATATTTTGACAGGCCTAGTGTGGCTTTCTATAAGACCCAAATCTAtaatgcca GTAGACCCTGAAGGAGTTGAATGCAAGAGTGTGTGCACTGGTCTACCAGAGGTTGCAGTCAACGAGTTGCTCTG GGCGTGGGAGTCTCTATCAGACGTCACGTGTTGTCAATCCCTCATTATTGTTTATGAGAGCATTTGTGTACTTCAAATTGGTGTTGCAGCAGAATCTTTGCTTGGAAATGGTGAGGCTGTCAGCGTTGACGCCAATAAATTGATGCAAGGATCAATATATCAGGGTGTTATGAAATCTGGAGCTC AAAGTTACTTGGCTAACCTATCTCTTTATCCTGGGAGATCCGAGCTGCCATTTCTGCCTTCAAATACTCAG GTGTGGTTCCCCATTTCCTCAAGTGCTTATCAATTATATCAGAATTGGTAG
- the LOC112801012 gene encoding glycosyltransferase family 92 protein RCOM_0530710 — protein sequence MEAAEQRRKRKRGRHILLSLSSSRSLFLCSSFIIFILFMSSHHRFFLFFFNFNTATLLRPPLALSLLYSSATSNSILDPLTPLTSSTPSFTLQHRIQFPNHYLLLLLTNHHINPHQLECVYYYYTNASSSSSSGSTEPLVIEVQPVLSTDRFDESRSIARCPFPRTNGTAVDLRRRGGNLIRRSSYFTTNQTVVQSWEKGVYEASLDRESNTVVVFVKGLNLRPHKVSDPTHFRCHFGFKNLNKDGSFLITTRAVSVAQEVVRCLLPQGVRNNTDRAKGVGVTVSHLSGNFRHPVRTILPSIARIDGKGKKKRGKYELCVCTMVWNQGSALREWVMYHAWLGVERWFIYDNNSDDDIEEVIQDLDSQGFNVTRQVWPWIKTQEAGFSHCALKARDECKWVGFFDVDEFFYFPNEFHHQLGQGGGLPGENSLRSVVANYSSSRSIAEIRTACHSFGPSGLRSHPKQGVTVGYTCRLQSPERHKSIVRPDLLHVSLLNVVHHFQLREGFRYVNMPEGSAVINHYKYQVWDTFKAKFFRRVATYVVDWQEDQNKGSKDRAPGLGTEAIEPPNWHLRFCEVWDTGLKDFLLSYFADPVTGLLPWDRSLL from the coding sequence atggaggcggcagaacaaagaagaaagaggaagcgAGGGAGGCACATCTTGTTGAGCCTCTCATCATCAAGATCACTCTTCCTCTGCTCATCCTTCATAATCTTCATACTCTTCATGTCCTCACACCaccgcttcttcctcttcttcttcaacttcaacacCGCCACCCTCCTCCGCCCTCCCCTCGCGCTCTCTCTCCTCTACTCCTCCGCCACCAGCAACTCCATTCTTGACCCCTTAACGCCTCTCACTTCTTCCACCCCTTCCTTCACACTCCAACACCGCATCCAATTCCCCAACCactacctcctccttctactcACCAACCACCACATCAACCCCCACCAACTTGAATGTGTCTATTATTACTACACaaacgcttcttcttcttcttcctccggTTCAACTGAACCGCTTGTTATTGAGGTTCAACCAGTTCTCTCAACCGACCGCTTTGATGAATCCCGATCCATTGCCAGGTGTCCCTTTCCACGGACCAACGGAACCGCCGTTGATTTGCGCCGGCGGGGGGGCAACTTGATTCGACGGAGTTCGTATTTCACGACGAACCAAACGGTGGTTCAGTCTTGGGAAAAGGGGGTTTACGAGGCGAGCCTTGATAGAGAGAGCAACACCGTTGTTGTGTTCGTGAAGGGTTTGAATCTGAGACCACACAAGGTTTCCGATCCGACCCATTTCCGGTGCCACTTTGGGTTCAAGAACTTGAACAAAGACGGTTCGTTTTTGATAACGACGAGGGCGGTTTCGGTGGCGCAAGAAGTTGTGAGGTGCTTGCTGCCGCAGGGTGTTAGGAACAACACTGATAGGGCTAAAGGGGTTGGGGTTACTGTGAGCCATTTGAGTGGGAATTTCCGGCACCCGGTTCGGACCATATTGCCCTCTATCGCTAGAATTGATGGAAAGGGTAAGAAAAAGAGGGGAAAATATGAGCTTTGTGTATGTACCATGGTGTGGAACCAGGGTTCTGCACTGAGGGAGTGGGTTATGTACCATGCTTGGCTTGGTGTGGAGCGTTGGTTCATATATGATAACAAtagtgatgatgatattgaggaGGTGATTCAGGATCTTGATTCTCAAGGGTTTAATGTTACTAGGCAGGTATGGCCTTGGATCAAGACTCAAGAAGCTGGGTTTTCTCACTGTGCTTTGAAGGCTAGAGATGAGTGCAAGTGGGTGGGGTTCTTTGATGTTGATGAGTTCTTCTATTTCCCCAATGAATTCCATCACCAACTTGGGCAGGGTGGTGGTCTTCCCGGTGAGAATTCTCTGCGATCGGTTGTGGCGAATTACTCATCTTCTCGGTCTATTGCCGAGATAAGAACAGCTTGCCATAGCTTTGGTCCCTCTGGGTTGAGATCACACCCTAAGCAAGGGGTTACTGTGGGATACACGTGCCGGCTTCAGAGCCCAGAGCGGCACAAATCCATTGTGCGGCCGGATTTGCTCCACGTCAGTCTCCTTAATGTGGTGCACCATTTTCAGCTGAGGGAAGGGTTCAGATATGTGAATATGCCTGAAGGAAGTGCTGtgataaaccactacaagtatcAAGTTTGGGATACCTTCAAAGCCAAGTTCTTCAGAAGGGTTGCTACCTATGTTGTTGACTGGCAAGAGGATCAAaacaaaggatcaaaagatagaGCGCCGGGGCTCGGCACGGAAGCCATTGAACCACCTAACTGGCACCTCCGGTTTTGTGAGGTTTGGGACACTGGCCTGAAGGACTTCCTTCTGTCTTATTTTGCTGATCCTGTAACAGGGTTGTTGCCCTGGGACAGGTCTTTACTATAG